In Chitinophaga nivalis, a single genomic region encodes these proteins:
- a CDS encoding TonB-dependent receptor — protein MKNTMVSFGWPLLCILCCSQLAVAQYKITGTVKNSKGEAITGASITLPATGGGTTADVSGAFALETGAHGKQQLSVSAIGYRSFKQTILLADTTLVLAIVLPSDPRALQEVVVNAGTFEASDKAKGAALTPIDAVTVAGSYADITQALRSLPGAQQIGEQEGLFVRGGTSDETKQFIDGTLLKYPNYPSVPGITQYARVNPFLFKGILFSSGGYSALYGSAMSSALILESVDLPEKTSASFSIFPANLGAGWQHLARNNRSSYGVNLSYSNQALYNKIIPQQPDYFSGPRYLDGTANFRLKTGRRGMLKFYTNWSSSDVGTKNPDIDSLALRAAWQVKGQNIYNNLSYRSYLADNWKIEAGAAYTYNQNEENTSLQTTAGQRVVLPTVPYAGKNRATGTQTHFAQARLVLTHFFPAGPVLRWGAEHFYTREKSVSNDSAKGFTDQLTAVFAEADIYLTRRLAAKAGVRMEYAALLRQAVTAPRISLAYRLPHGGQFNLAYGIFYQQPAAEWLYKPELPAFSAATHYILNYTQRFSNRFFRVEAYYKQYANLVKTTPALSNNGNGYAQGIELFWRDKKSIRDLDYWVTYTYLDTKRDFADYPYSLRPAFAAPHTATVAVKKFFRAISTNVNVSYALAAGRPYYDIRYDAPGHTYVADEGTTKGYSVVNLHVAYLTSFFKHWKRKDFSGIALGVNNLLGTEQVFGYRYSVNGQNKVPVTLPATRSFFVGVFISLGIDRTDDFLNNNL, from the coding sequence ATGAAAAACACGATGGTATCTTTTGGCTGGCCACTACTTTGTATACTCTGTTGCAGTCAGCTGGCTGTTGCACAATACAAAATCACCGGTACGGTTAAAAACAGCAAAGGGGAGGCAATAACAGGAGCCAGCATCACGCTGCCGGCCACGGGCGGTGGTACCACAGCCGATGTTTCCGGCGCTTTCGCCCTGGAAACCGGTGCGCATGGCAAACAGCAACTGTCTGTTTCCGCTATTGGCTATCGTTCTTTTAAGCAAACCATTCTGCTGGCAGATACCACCCTGGTGTTGGCGATTGTATTACCATCAGACCCACGTGCCTTACAGGAAGTAGTCGTGAATGCCGGTACCTTTGAAGCCAGCGATAAAGCCAAAGGCGCGGCATTGACACCTATTGACGCGGTAACCGTAGCCGGTAGCTATGCCGATATTACCCAGGCGCTGCGTTCCCTGCCGGGAGCCCAGCAAATCGGTGAACAGGAAGGCCTTTTTGTGAGAGGCGGCACCAGCGATGAAACCAAACAATTCATAGACGGAACCCTGCTGAAATACCCCAACTATCCGTCGGTACCTGGTATTACGCAATATGCCCGCGTAAATCCCTTTCTGTTTAAAGGTATATTGTTCAGTTCCGGCGGATATTCTGCTTTGTATGGCTCCGCGATGAGCAGCGCCCTGATATTGGAGAGTGTAGACCTGCCGGAAAAAACTTCCGCTTCTTTCAGCATTTTTCCGGCCAACCTGGGGGCAGGATGGCAACACCTTGCCCGTAATAACCGCAGCAGTTATGGCGTAAACCTGAGCTACAGCAACCAGGCATTATACAATAAAATCATCCCTCAGCAACCAGATTACTTCAGCGGTCCCCGCTATCTCGATGGTACGGCCAACTTTCGCCTGAAAACAGGCAGGCGGGGCATGCTGAAGTTCTATACCAATTGGAGCAGCAGCGATGTGGGGACGAAAAATCCGGATATCGACAGCCTGGCTTTACGAGCTGCCTGGCAGGTAAAAGGACAAAATATTTACAACAACCTCAGTTACCGCAGCTATCTGGCAGATAACTGGAAGATAGAGGCCGGAGCTGCCTACACCTATAACCAGAACGAGGAAAATACATCCCTGCAAACGACCGCCGGCCAACGGGTCGTACTGCCCACCGTACCGTATGCCGGTAAAAACAGGGCCACCGGCACCCAAACGCACTTCGCCCAGGCAAGACTGGTGCTCACCCATTTTTTCCCTGCCGGCCCGGTATTGCGATGGGGCGCGGAACATTTTTATACACGGGAAAAAAGTGTATCCAACGATAGTGCAAAAGGGTTTACCGATCAGCTGACCGCCGTTTTTGCAGAAGCAGATATTTACCTCACGCGCCGCCTGGCGGCCAAAGCAGGCGTGCGTATGGAATATGCCGCCCTGTTGCGGCAGGCAGTCACCGCACCCCGTATCAGCCTGGCTTACCGGTTGCCGCACGGAGGGCAGTTCAACCTGGCCTATGGCATTTTCTACCAGCAACCGGCAGCGGAATGGCTGTACAAGCCGGAGCTGCCAGCGTTTTCAGCGGCCACCCACTATATCCTGAATTACACGCAACGATTCAGTAACCGCTTTTTCCGCGTAGAGGCCTATTATAAACAGTATGCCAACCTGGTGAAAACAACACCGGCACTGAGTAATAACGGTAACGGCTATGCGCAGGGGATAGAGCTGTTCTGGCGGGATAAAAAATCCATACGGGATCTCGACTACTGGGTCACCTACACCTACCTGGATACCAAACGGGATTTTGCCGATTATCCCTATAGCCTGCGCCCGGCTTTTGCCGCACCGCATACGGCTACGGTAGCTGTAAAGAAATTTTTCCGGGCCATCAGCACCAACGTGAATGTATCCTATGCCCTGGCAGCCGGCCGGCCTTATTACGATATCCGGTATGATGCCCCCGGCCATACATATGTGGCGGATGAAGGAACGACCAAAGGATACAGCGTAGTGAACCTGCACGTAGCCTACCTGACTTCCTTTTTCAAACACTGGAAAAGAAAGGACTTCTCCGGAATAGCATTGGGGGTCAATAACCTGCTGGGAACGGAACAGGTATTCGGATACCGCTACAGTGTAAACGGACAAAACAAAGTGCCGGTAACGCTGCCGGCTACCCGTAGTTTCTTCGTGGGGGTTTTCATCAGCCTGGGAATAGACCGGACAGACGATTTTCTAAATAATAATTTATAG
- a CDS encoding DUF6138 family protein has translation MNNWVETIANDITATVKSLLEKMLQKNLEDITGRTTLQIGVYDTIFFKYVAGKVKGYTEEWNSSRPDLLTEGTLIDPMPSQAAITSELLPYLQSQLQELIATCDHHPVLEYRFRISGTIQAADGICRVVVLDHINTNKKATLLKRITEYVTHKIDELNYPTRDLDTHFLARHLVDNRLYPTPDIPWIIRIFDRIQELNKNNREKLAAHRQAIRYQLQQWAENTFLPVYFDITPLNFGQKTYQLKTGAQAANDPQTDLLIYTAVMIIKYEPNYSRPTGIGFMERAQELGSTRAAAILQHGSESFLPADRQYSDEHLTAAANDIFGTVHLTIKKESAIAYSEALDFIIRLLQKGFPLSYAIKLKSATKNVLPLKGIGKSGTHIFFANALQYPELHEKTAQYARLAIREQYEWYTDVEAEQCAMPGTYAVFGLALASPEWFPLLTEYMAVVDAEHQSVQNAFIGRFIEQYGIDASTIPVLVLCLLRAQDNKPFKQLAAIDTPPYLEILLPLLQGMESYEVEHVAWFIWGGKDKLTTVAKKHPDRQTYLEAILKMIG, from the coding sequence ATGAATAATTGGGTTGAAACCATTGCCAACGATATTACCGCTACTGTAAAATCCCTGCTGGAAAAGATGCTGCAGAAAAACCTGGAAGACATCACCGGCAGAACTACCCTGCAGATCGGCGTATATGATACTATTTTCTTCAAATATGTTGCAGGTAAAGTCAAAGGCTATACGGAGGAATGGAACAGTAGCCGGCCGGACCTGCTCACGGAAGGTACCCTTATAGATCCGATGCCTTCACAGGCAGCGATCACATCGGAATTATTGCCTTATCTGCAATCGCAGCTACAGGAGCTGATAGCTACCTGCGACCACCATCCGGTACTGGAATACCGGTTCCGCATCAGCGGTACCATTCAGGCGGCAGATGGTATCTGCAGAGTGGTGGTACTGGATCATATCAATACCAATAAAAAAGCGACGCTGCTGAAAAGAATAACGGAATATGTCACCCATAAAATTGATGAACTGAATTATCCTACGAGAGACCTGGACACCCATTTTCTGGCCAGGCACCTGGTAGATAACCGGCTCTATCCTACCCCCGACATTCCCTGGATCATCCGCATTTTTGACCGGATACAGGAACTGAATAAAAACAACCGGGAGAAACTGGCCGCACACCGGCAGGCAATCCGGTATCAGCTGCAGCAATGGGCAGAAAATACCTTTCTGCCCGTTTACTTCGACATCACGCCGCTTAACTTCGGTCAGAAAACCTATCAGCTGAAAACAGGCGCCCAGGCAGCGAATGACCCGCAAACAGACCTGCTCATTTACACGGCGGTGATGATCATCAAATATGAACCTAACTACAGCCGCCCAACCGGCATCGGTTTTATGGAAAGAGCGCAGGAACTGGGCAGCACACGTGCCGCAGCTATCCTGCAACACGGCAGCGAAAGTTTTCTGCCGGCAGACCGGCAATACAGCGACGAGCATCTTACCGCGGCAGCCAATGATATCTTTGGGACCGTTCATCTTACTATAAAAAAAGAAAGTGCCATCGCCTACAGCGAAGCACTGGACTTCATCATCCGCTTATTACAAAAAGGCTTTCCGCTCAGCTATGCCATCAAGCTGAAATCGGCCACTAAAAATGTATTGCCGCTAAAAGGTATTGGCAAATCAGGTACACATATTTTCTTTGCCAATGCCCTGCAATATCCGGAGCTGCACGAAAAAACAGCACAATATGCCCGCCTGGCTATACGGGAGCAGTATGAATGGTATACGGATGTAGAGGCGGAACAATGCGCCATGCCCGGCACCTATGCCGTATTCGGACTGGCCCTGGCCTCCCCTGAATGGTTCCCTTTACTCACGGAATACATGGCGGTAGTAGATGCGGAACATCAGTCTGTACAAAATGCTTTCATCGGCCGTTTCATAGAACAATACGGCATCGACGCCTCCACTATTCCAGTACTGGTACTTTGCCTGCTACGGGCACAGGACAACAAACCCTTTAAGCAGCTGGCAGCGATAGACACGCCGCCTTATCTGGAAATATTACTGCCCCTGCTGCAGGGTATGGAATCATACGAAGTGGAACATGTAGCCTGGTTTATCTGGGGCGGCAAAGATAAACTGACTACTGTCGCCAAAAAACATCCTGACCGGCAAACCTATCTGGAAGCCATTCTGAAGATGATCGGCTAA
- a CDS encoding SRPBCC family protein translates to MENIEHINYLKAPIGKVYEVLTTAAGLAAVWTNKLEVEPRVGFVNTFDFNDNYATRMKILELVENKRIWWECIASDPEWVGTQVTFELSEKNGVTTVLLRHLYWRELTTFYRYCNYNWAMFLFSLKSYCEEGQGLPFQERKF, encoded by the coding sequence ATGGAAAATATTGAACACATTAATTATCTGAAAGCTCCGATAGGAAAAGTCTATGAAGTACTGACCACCGCTGCCGGCCTGGCAGCAGTATGGACAAATAAACTGGAGGTAGAACCGCGGGTAGGTTTTGTCAATACATTTGATTTTAATGATAACTATGCCACCCGGATGAAGATACTGGAGTTGGTGGAAAACAAAAGAATCTGGTGGGAATGTATCGCGTCAGATCCGGAATGGGTAGGTACCCAGGTTACTTTTGAATTGTCGGAAAAAAACGGGGTGACAACCGTTTTACTGCGGCATTTATATTGGCGGGAACTGACGACCTTTTACCGGTATTGCAATTATAACTGGGCCATGTTTTTATTCAGCCTGAAATCCTATTGTGAAGAAGGACAGGGGTTACCTTTCCAGGAGCGGAAATTTTAA
- a CDS encoding GNAT family N-acetyltransferase, with amino-acid sequence MTHITFKALTTADVTALQVLATQTFEETFRQHNTPEDMQDYLDRAFTTAKLQQELANPDSRFWFVLEEGNPAGYLKVNFNTAQTELKEATGMEVERIYVAAAWLGKGVGQLLLDKAIQAGAEQGCAYSWLGVWENNQRAMRFYEKNGFVPFDEHYFTLGTSVQRDVMMKRVY; translated from the coding sequence ATGACCCATATTACATTTAAAGCGCTGACGACCGCAGATGTGACTGCGTTGCAGGTATTGGCCACACAAACCTTTGAAGAAACATTCCGGCAACATAATACACCCGAAGATATGCAGGACTACCTGGATCGGGCTTTTACTACTGCTAAATTACAACAGGAGCTGGCAAACCCGGATTCCCGGTTCTGGTTCGTTCTGGAGGAGGGTAACCCTGCCGGCTATCTGAAAGTCAATTTTAATACTGCCCAGACAGAGCTGAAGGAAGCTACGGGGATGGAAGTGGAGCGGATTTATGTGGCGGCCGCCTGGTTAGGCAAAGGGGTGGGACAGCTGTTACTGGACAAGGCGATTCAGGCAGGTGCGGAACAGGGTTGCGCATACAGCTGGCTGGGGGTATGGGAAAATAACCAACGGGCGATGCGCTTCTATGAAAAAAACGGATTTGTTCCTTTTGATGAACATTATTTCACCCTCGGTACATCGGTACAACGGGATGTCATGATGAAACGGGTATATTAA
- a CDS encoding GDSL-type esterase/lipase family protein, with protein sequence MNKCFAFFLLLTAGFFNVLQAQTQHSYQEDIGTIRNYDKIYAPPENPILFIGSSSIRKWDDLERVFSHYVVLNRGFGGAELNDVTYFAEDIIFPYHPRQIIIYAGENDLPDEVTTADSVLARFKNLYACIRAKLPVVPIVYISIKPSPVRERFFEKAQAANKLIAGFLAGEQNTRFLDLYSLMLDKSKRPRKELFVGDMLHMNRKGYAIWEAAVKPYLLEPR encoded by the coding sequence ATGAATAAATGTTTTGCGTTCTTTTTACTGCTGACAGCAGGCTTTTTCAATGTATTGCAGGCACAGACCCAGCATAGCTATCAGGAAGACATCGGAACGATCCGCAACTATGATAAAATCTATGCACCGCCGGAAAATCCCATCCTTTTTATTGGTAGCTCCTCTATCCGGAAATGGGATGACCTGGAAAGAGTATTCAGTCATTATGTAGTATTGAACCGGGGCTTTGGCGGCGCGGAATTAAACGATGTCACTTACTTTGCGGAAGACATCATCTTCCCTTATCATCCCCGTCAGATCATCATCTATGCCGGTGAAAATGACTTGCCGGATGAAGTCACTACGGCCGACAGTGTGCTGGCACGGTTTAAAAACCTGTATGCCTGCATCCGCGCTAAACTGCCGGTAGTGCCGATTGTGTATATTTCCATTAAACCCAGCCCGGTGAGGGAACGTTTCTTTGAAAAAGCACAGGCAGCCAACAAACTGATTGCAGGTTTTCTGGCCGGCGAACAAAATACCCGGTTCCTGGACCTGTATTCCCTGATGCTGGATAAAAGCAAACGGCCGCGGAAAGAACTGTTTGTAGGGGATATGCTGCACATGAACCGGAAAGGATATGCTATCTGGGAAGCAGCCGTGAAACCCTATCTGCTGGAACCGAGATAA
- a CDS encoding YhcH/YjgK/YiaL family protein, translated as MILDTLQNAPLYYGLGPAFVRAFEYLTQTDFTTLEKGKYAVAGDDIFAIVNEYDTIATTGEQMESHKKYIDVQYIVKGEELIGHDFKQDKQPSRAYDEADDYMLFAETPAFFSKLQQGMFAVFFPEDLHMPNIKVTDPVAVKKVVMKIRVQ; from the coding sequence ATGATACTCGATACACTACAGAACGCCCCCCTTTATTATGGATTGGGGCCTGCATTTGTCAGGGCTTTTGAATACCTGACACAAACCGATTTTACAACCCTGGAAAAAGGGAAGTATGCAGTAGCGGGCGACGATATTTTTGCGATCGTCAACGAATACGATACCATTGCCACTACCGGTGAGCAGATGGAATCCCATAAAAAGTATATAGATGTACAGTATATCGTAAAAGGGGAGGAGTTGATTGGCCATGATTTTAAGCAGGACAAACAACCTTCCCGCGCATATGATGAAGCGGATGACTACATGTTGTTTGCTGAAACGCCGGCATTTTTCTCTAAACTGCAACAGGGGATGTTTGCCGTGTTCTTTCCGGAAGACCTGCATATGCCTAATATCAAAGTAACTGATCCGGTAGCTGTGAAGAAGGTAGTGATGAAGATCCGCGTGCAGTAA
- a CDS encoding DUF4255 domain-containing protein yields the protein MIFTAFRLLRDQLDAYIQSFNPMGNDPEGHVVLDNVATLETPDRPPGAEEKIILSMVNIEEEATLKNTTHYVRNVQGIVYQHPPIYLNLYMLVSAHYTNYEHSLTRLSQVIQFFQGKNVFTMKNSPDLPLQNTPDVSELRLNLELFSLSFEQLNHLWGALGGKQMPSALYKIRLVKITENRTIGLGTVIEEIQSKDSIYFP from the coding sequence ATGATTTTCACGGCTTTTAGACTACTGAGAGACCAGCTGGACGCGTATATCCAGTCATTTAATCCTATGGGGAACGATCCCGAAGGACATGTGGTACTCGACAACGTTGCAACACTGGAAACACCGGACAGACCGCCCGGTGCAGAAGAAAAAATTATACTCAGTATGGTGAATATTGAGGAAGAAGCAACGCTGAAAAATACCACGCATTACGTCAGGAATGTACAAGGTATCGTATATCAGCATCCGCCTATATACCTGAATCTGTACATGCTGGTGTCGGCACACTATACGAACTATGAACATTCACTCACGCGGCTGTCGCAGGTGATACAGTTCTTTCAGGGTAAGAATGTTTTTACGATGAAAAACTCTCCCGACCTGCCGCTGCAAAACACCCCTGACGTGAGCGAACTACGTTTGAACCTGGAGTTGTTTTCGCTTTCCTTCGAACAACTGAATCACTTGTGGGGCGCACTGGGAGGTAAACAAATGCCTTCTGCACTCTATAAAATAAGACTGGTGAAAATCACCGAAAACAGAACCATCGGATTAGGTACCGTTATCGAAGAAATTCAATCAAAAGACAGTATCTATTTCCCCTGA
- a CDS encoding phage tail sheath family protein, with amino-acid sequence MANTYYTPGVYVEEVSKFPPSITAVETAIPVFIGFTQQAVNDGKEVIGTPVRISSLLEYENIFGKAQKEENLIVTLSTDQSGTRYTVSYDTAPDKGLSRHILYYSLQQFYANGGGPCYIISVGKYLDLGFPIVDQEPFTDALTELRKLDEPTLIIFPEGQNMPKDTYQSLLEAALKQCFELKDRFVIMDLFDNGLTLKTEAAILEAANEFRNKISSPQQHLSYGAVYFPNIRSTFDYDYDETKIKIVNGSAATFPGLNNLEKANVKLAISNFSIILPPSSAVAGVYARVDNARGVWKAPANEGLLSVSGVTCDISDSIQANLNVDTNAGKSVNAIRFFSGKGIKIWGARTLDGNSNEWRYVSVRRYFNMVEESTKKASEGFVFEPNDANTWVKVKAMIENFLINQWRAGALAGAKPEHAFYVKIGINETMTAFDILEGRMIVEIGLAVVRPAEFIILRFSHKMQES; translated from the coding sequence ATGGCAAACACATACTATACACCCGGTGTGTATGTTGAAGAAGTCTCCAAGTTCCCGCCTTCCATTACGGCGGTAGAAACAGCAATCCCTGTATTTATTGGTTTTACCCAGCAGGCAGTAAATGACGGCAAGGAAGTAATTGGTACGCCGGTGCGTATCAGCTCTTTGCTGGAATACGAAAACATTTTCGGGAAAGCGCAGAAAGAAGAGAACCTGATTGTAACGTTGAGCACCGACCAATCCGGTACCCGTTACACCGTGAGTTACGACACGGCTCCGGACAAAGGCCTTTCCCGGCATATTTTGTACTATTCCCTGCAGCAGTTCTATGCCAACGGTGGGGGGCCCTGCTACATCATTTCCGTAGGCAAATACCTGGATCTGGGTTTCCCTATTGTTGATCAGGAACCATTTACAGATGCACTCACGGAGCTGCGCAAACTGGATGAACCTACACTGATCATCTTTCCGGAAGGGCAGAATATGCCTAAGGATACTTATCAGTCACTGCTGGAAGCCGCACTGAAACAGTGCTTTGAGCTGAAAGACCGTTTCGTCATCATGGACCTGTTCGACAATGGGCTGACACTGAAAACAGAAGCTGCTATCCTTGAAGCAGCCAATGAATTCAGAAACAAAATCAGCAGCCCGCAACAACACCTGAGCTATGGCGCCGTGTATTTCCCGAATATCCGCTCTACTTTCGATTATGATTATGATGAAACAAAAATCAAAATCGTAAATGGTAGCGCAGCAACCTTCCCGGGGCTGAATAACCTGGAGAAAGCAAACGTAAAACTGGCTATCTCCAATTTCTCCATTATACTCCCGCCATCATCTGCAGTAGCTGGTGTATACGCCCGCGTAGATAATGCGAGAGGTGTGTGGAAGGCGCCTGCCAATGAAGGACTGTTGTCTGTTTCCGGAGTGACCTGCGATATCAGCGATAGCATCCAGGCAAACCTGAATGTGGATACCAACGCCGGTAAATCCGTGAACGCTATCCGCTTCTTCTCCGGAAAAGGCATTAAAATCTGGGGCGCCCGTACCCTCGACGGTAACTCCAATGAATGGCGCTATGTATCCGTTCGCCGTTATTTTAACATGGTGGAAGAATCTACCAAAAAGGCTTCTGAAGGATTTGTATTTGAACCCAATGACGCCAATACCTGGGTGAAGGTTAAAGCCATGATTGAAAACTTCCTGATCAACCAATGGCGGGCAGGTGCCCTGGCCGGCGCCAAACCGGAACATGCTTTTTATGTGAAAATAGGTATCAATGAAACGATGACAGCATTTGATATCCTGGAAGGCAGAATGATTGTGGAAATAGGACTGGCAGTAGTAAGACCGGCAGAATTTATCATCCTGCGGTTCAGCCACAAGATGCAGGAATCCTGA
- a CDS encoding phage tail protein gives MANYPLPKFHFQVEWGGKNIGFQEVTGLTVETEAIEYRQGASPEYHKTKQPGLQKYSNITLKRGTFQSDNEYFDWWKETVFFQEQNGKYRRNITISLLDEMHKPVVVWKIKNAWPIKVQGADLKADAGEIAVETVELVHEGLVVENK, from the coding sequence ATGGCAAATTATCCGTTACCTAAGTTTCACTTCCAGGTAGAATGGGGTGGAAAAAACATAGGCTTTCAAGAAGTAACCGGACTTACCGTAGAAACAGAAGCCATCGAGTACCGCCAGGGCGCCAGTCCGGAGTATCACAAAACCAAACAACCCGGCTTACAGAAATACAGCAACATCACCCTGAAACGCGGCACTTTTCAGTCAGATAACGAATACTTCGACTGGTGGAAAGAAACCGTTTTCTTCCAGGAACAGAATGGTAAATACCGTCGCAACATTACCATTAGTCTGCTGGATGAAATGCATAAACCCGTTGTTGTATGGAAGATTAAAAACGCATGGCCTATTAAAGTACAGGGTGCCGACTTAAAAGCAGATGCCGGCGAAATTGCGGTAGAAACCGTGGAGCTGGTGCATGAAGGTCTGGTGGTAGAAAACAAATAA
- a CDS encoding phage tail protein, producing the protein MANSYYPPVGFHFKVEFLFSKTGTQQQTDNDILFQSVSGLNYQMQTDTLKEGGENRFEHVIPVRSKCTDLVLKRGIFRPADSAISGWCLEAFREFTFSPVDLIVNLLNETHQPLMTWKVHRAWPKNWKIADFNADKGEVVIETFELNYNYFTLE; encoded by the coding sequence ATGGCGAACAGCTATTATCCCCCCGTTGGATTTCATTTTAAGGTAGAATTCCTTTTCAGTAAAACCGGTACGCAGCAGCAAACGGATAATGATATCCTGTTTCAGTCAGTATCAGGTCTGAACTATCAGATGCAAACAGATACCCTGAAAGAAGGAGGTGAGAACCGCTTTGAACATGTCATACCGGTGAGAAGCAAATGTACGGACCTCGTCCTGAAAAGGGGCATCTTCCGGCCGGCAGATTCGGCCATCTCCGGATGGTGTCTGGAAGCTTTCCGGGAATTTACCTTCTCGCCGGTAGACCTGATCGTGAACCTGCTGAATGAAACCCATCAGCCGCTCATGACCTGGAAAGTACACCGCGCCTGGCCTAAAAACTGGAAGATAGCTGATTTCAATGCAGACAAGGGAGAGGTAGTAATCGAAACCTTTGAACTGAATTACAACTATTTCACATTGGAATAA
- a CDS encoding DUF5908 family protein has protein sequence MPVEIRELVIRMTVDDAAGKGNTGAGESQDNTPEAIIKTCVEKVMEILKDQRER, from the coding sequence ATGCCCGTAGAAATAAGAGAACTGGTGATCCGAATGACGGTAGATGATGCCGCCGGAAAAGGAAATACCGGTGCCGGCGAAAGCCAGGATAATACCCCGGAAGCCATTATTAAAACCTGCGTGGAAAAAGTAATGGAAATCCTGAAAGATCAAAGAGAACGCTGA
- a CDS encoding CIS tube protein, with product MAKSKETANVEKIVIRPFLNQKQDKPAGKDFVIPINPESYAQAFKVEAKQKATGGNQGSAPEYKFTNPEQLKLDFTLDNTGTIEGNILDGTPVNEQVTQLLETVYKMKGEAHKPPILKIKWGLYTFDCILANLDISYVLFKPNGEPLRAKVSATFTQYVEPVKRVAKEDKRSPDLTRSIRIADGDTLPLLCYRNYGDPALYTQVAYFNQLTSVRNLHTDDELIFPPLRNTGEQ from the coding sequence ATGGCAAAGAGTAAAGAAACGGCGAACGTAGAGAAAATCGTGATCCGGCCCTTTCTGAATCAAAAACAGGATAAACCTGCCGGAAAAGATTTCGTTATCCCCATTAACCCCGAAAGTTATGCCCAGGCCTTCAAGGTGGAAGCAAAACAAAAGGCTACTGGTGGTAACCAGGGCAGCGCCCCCGAATACAAATTCACCAATCCGGAACAGCTGAAACTGGATTTTACCCTGGACAATACCGGTACCATAGAAGGTAATATACTGGATGGTACCCCCGTAAATGAACAGGTAACCCAGCTCCTGGAAACGGTGTACAAGATGAAAGGAGAGGCGCATAAACCGCCCATACTGAAAATCAAATGGGGCCTGTATACCTTCGATTGTATCCTGGCTAACCTGGACATCAGCTATGTGCTTTTTAAGCCCAATGGCGAGCCTTTGAGGGCAAAGGTCAGCGCCACCTTCACCCAGTACGTGGAGCCGGTAAAAAGGGTCGCAAAAGAGGATAAACGTTCTCCCGATCTTACCCGCAGTATCCGGATAGCAGACGGTGATACATTACCACTGCTTTGCTACCGGAACTATGGCGATCCGGCCCTCTATACGCAGGTAGCTTACTTTAATCAGCTGACCAGTGTAAGAAACCTGCACACCGATGATGAACTGATTTTCCCGCCGTTGAGAAATACGGGCGAACAATAA